A single Ignavibacteriales bacterium DNA region contains:
- a CDS encoding intradiol ring-cleavage dioxygenase: MKHSYQIGFLLFLCSFVVSCNGQTNQNSHSGKTVGGAFENSEFTYYGIPKSISAVDTSPAWNHGGQKILLTGVVYQRDGKTPAPDVLLYYYQTNTEGRYLHKPEESRSMTPNNLGQTHGYIRGWVKTDADGKYSIYTTRPGAYPAADEPAHIHLTVKEPNDINEYYIDDYVFDDDPLLTTARRKRLENRCGSGVLRFVQQGELQVGERNIILGLNIPDYPVKHETGYQSGIQVGEDIFSFIPYHAWGPDKGTRTCPVCKYGWYHGILYFVGDNPDWNEIRQWLIFLENESSKRGKYLKVYFIYGNEKDYSKSRREEELSEIGRELKIKHVALTYVPSFTDSESEVDLNKINPQAENTFFLFKRSRLIEKFVNLKPGDQNFERITAQLDASKNEYFDAEKPKQN, encoded by the coding sequence ATGAAGCACTCGTACCAGATCGGATTTCTCCTTTTCCTCTGCAGTTTTGTAGTCAGTTGCAATGGGCAGACAAATCAGAACTCTCATTCCGGCAAGACGGTCGGAGGAGCATTCGAAAATAGTGAATTCACGTATTATGGCATCCCAAAAAGCATCAGTGCGGTTGATACCAGTCCTGCGTGGAACCATGGCGGTCAAAAAATTCTGCTGACCGGAGTTGTATATCAGCGTGACGGAAAAACTCCGGCGCCGGATGTCCTCCTCTATTACTATCAGACCAACACTGAAGGCAGGTATCTTCATAAACCGGAGGAGAGCAGAAGCATGACTCCGAATAATCTTGGGCAGACTCACGGCTATATCCGCGGATGGGTAAAAACAGATGCTGATGGGAAATACTCTATATATACAACACGCCCGGGCGCCTACCCCGCGGCAGATGAACCTGCTCATATACATCTGACCGTAAAAGAACCCAACGATATAAACGAATACTACATTGATGATTATGTATTTGATGATGACCCGCTTCTGACCACTGCAAGAAGAAAGCGTCTGGAAAACCGCTGCGGCAGTGGTGTGCTGCGCTTTGTTCAACAGGGAGAACTGCAGGTTGGTGAAAGGAATATCATTCTTGGATTAAACATCCCCGACTATCCAGTTAAACATGAAACAGGGTATCAGTCCGGGATACAGGTCGGAGAGGATATCTTTTCGTTCATCCCGTATCACGCATGGGGTCCCGACAAAGGAACCCGCACCTGCCCGGTCTGTAAATATGGATGGTATCATGGAATCCTTTATTTTGTTGGTGATAATCCTGACTGGAACGAAATCAGACAATGGCTTATCTTCCTGGAAAATGAAAGCAGCAAACGGGGGAAGTATCTTAAAGTATATTTTATTTACGGCAATGAAAAAGATTACAGTAAAAGCCGGAGAGAAGAGGAATTGTCAGAAATTGGCAGAGAGCTGAAAATTAAACATGTCGCATTAACGTATGTTCCCTCTTTTACAGACAGTGAATCTGAAGTTGATCTGAATAAAATCAATCCTCAGGCGGAAAACACTTTCTTCCTCTTCAAACGCAGCCGGCTGATAGAAAAATTTGTAAACCTGAAACCAGGCGATCAGAACTTCGAACGCATCACGGCACAGCTTGACGCATCAAAAAATGAGTATTTTGACGCTGAAAAACCCAAGCAAAATTAA
- a CDS encoding dihydrofolate reductase family protein translates to MRKLIAGINMTLDGRFDHTAVDPDEEIHNHYSEQLKNADTALFGRITYQLMTYWQTLLQNPSGNKAMDDFALAIDGIQKIVFSKTLTHTGWHSASIAKQGLRDEVLALRQMPGRDILVSSRSIIVGLLNLNLIDELQLCIHPVAAGTGQMLFEDLNIRSKFALVNLKTFSGGAVLLCYQPLKPV, encoded by the coding sequence ATGAGAAAATTAATCGCGGGAATAAACATGACGCTGGATGGCAGATTCGACCACACTGCGGTTGATCCTGATGAAGAAATTCATAACCATTACTCTGAACAGTTGAAAAATGCAGACACCGCGCTTTTCGGCAGAATTACCTACCAGCTCATGACCTACTGGCAGACATTACTTCAGAACCCTTCCGGCAATAAAGCGATGGATGATTTTGCCCTCGCTATTGATGGAATTCAGAAAATTGTATTTTCAAAAACACTGACCCATACCGGATGGCATTCAGCTTCCATTGCCAAACAGGGGCTCAGGGATGAAGTTCTGGCGCTCAGACAGATGCCAGGCAGAGATATTCTGGTAAGCAGCAGAAGCATCATCGTCGGTTTGTTGAATCTTAATCTGATTGATGAACTTCAGCTCTGCATACATCCTGTCGCTGCCGGAACGGGTCAAATGCTGTTTGAAGATTTAAATATCCGTTCAAAGTTTGCTCTTGTCAATTTAAAAACATTTTCAGGCGGGGCTGTGTTGCTATGCTATCAGCCGCTGAAGCCGGTGTAG
- a CDS encoding serine hydrolase: MKLLRVLIFSTIFYCLPLNAQNYYFPPLSGSQWDTVSLSGLGWNIEQLPPLYSFLENNNTRAFIVLKDGKIALEKYFGTFTKDSLWYWASAGKTMTAVLVGIAQKEGFLSLSDTSSKWLGSGWTSLPPEKEKRITVWNQLTMTTGLDDGVADDDCTLPSCLIYKADAGTRWAYHNAPYTLLDSVIYKSTGETLNQFYFSRVRTKIGMNGLFIRSGSYNNVLYTTPRSMARFGLLMLNRGRWENTAVLSDTGYFSAMTNTSQNINLSYGYLWWLNGKSSHMLPTSQLVFPGYLSPQAPKDMFSALGKNGQILNIVPSLGIVTIRMGDSPDNSLVPTTLNNQIWERLNQVIAPSTNVIYTEKADFPDKFALSQNFPNPFNPETQFDFQIAEQSRVKLAVYDVLGREVAVLVNEERAAGSYTARWNASAEMSGVYFCKMTADGFSSTIRLLLLR; this comes from the coding sequence ATCTTTTATTGCTTACCGCTTAACGCTCAAAATTATTACTTCCCTCCGCTGAGCGGCAGTCAATGGGATACCGTGTCGCTTTCGGGTCTGGGGTGGAACATTGAACAGTTACCTCCGCTTTACTCATTTCTGGAAAACAATAATACGCGGGCATTTATTGTTTTGAAAGATGGGAAAATAGCGCTTGAAAAATATTTCGGGACCTTCACAAAGGATAGTCTCTGGTACTGGGCTTCTGCCGGAAAAACGATGACAGCGGTACTTGTGGGAATCGCACAGAAGGAGGGTTTCCTCTCTCTTTCCGATACCTCATCAAAATGGCTTGGCAGCGGATGGACCAGCCTGCCTCCGGAGAAGGAAAAAAGAATCACCGTATGGAATCAGCTGACCATGACAACCGGACTGGATGACGGCGTTGCTGACGATGACTGCACTCTTCCATCCTGCCTGATCTACAAGGCAGACGCAGGAACCAGATGGGCTTACCATAATGCACCATACACCCTGCTTGATTCTGTTATATATAAATCAACCGGCGAGACACTGAATCAATTCTATTTCTCCCGCGTACGCACTAAGATTGGCATGAATGGTTTATTCATTCGCTCGGGCAGCTACAATAATGTGTTATATACAACCCCCAGAAGTATGGCACGGTTTGGATTGCTCATGCTAAACCGGGGGCGGTGGGAGAATACGGCTGTATTGAGCGATACCGGATATTTTTCTGCCATGACAAACACATCTCAAAACATTAACCTGTCATACGGTTATCTCTGGTGGCTCAACGGAAAATCATCACATATGCTCCCAACTTCTCAACTGGTATTCCCCGGATACTTGTCTCCTCAAGCCCCAAAGGATATGTTCTCTGCATTGGGCAAAAATGGTCAAATATTGAATATCGTACCAAGTCTCGGGATTGTAACCATCCGCATGGGTGATTCACCTGACAACTCTCTTGTACCGACAACATTAAACAACCAGATTTGGGAACGCCTGAATCAGGTAATTGCTCCTTCAACAAATGTTATATACACAGAAAAGGCCGATTTCCCTGATAAATTTGCCCTCTCTCAAAATTTCCCGAATCCGTTTAATCCCGAAACGCAGTTTGATTTTCAGATTGCGGAACAGAGCAGAGTTAAACTTGCTGTTTACGATGTTCTCGGGCGTGAGGTGGCAGTTCTGGTGAATGAAGAAAGAGCCGCTGGCAGCTACACCGCACGATGGAATGCATCAGCAGAGATGAGCGGAGTATACTTCTGCAAAATGACGGCCGATGGTTTTTCTTCGACTATAAGATTGTTGCTGCTTCGCTAA
- a CDS encoding GNAT family N-acetyltransferase yields the protein MQNKLSSERVTLRPASIQDKRNLYNWLAHSNLTAEMLGPPHFPDAPAPTWEEFDQDYLDYYFDGSQPLSGRCFIILHNQEEIGQINYNEIDTQSNSTEIDIWLSDRKFTGKGLGTEAIILLCDYLHKELKCKTIIIAPSKRNSNAIKAYKKAGFVETDWLPEDFTPDYHDAVVMVKIMSR from the coding sequence ATGCAAAACAAATTATCATCAGAGAGAGTAACTCTCAGACCTGCTTCCATACAGGATAAAAGAAATTTATACAACTGGCTGGCTCACTCAAACCTGACGGCTGAAATGCTTGGACCGCCCCACTTTCCTGACGCACCCGCGCCAACGTGGGAGGAGTTTGATCAGGATTATTTAGATTACTATTTTGACGGTTCGCAGCCGCTAAGCGGACGCTGTTTTATAATTTTACATAACCAGGAGGAAATCGGGCAGATTAATTATAATGAAATTGATACACAATCAAATTCAACTGAAATTGATATCTGGCTCTCTGACAGGAAGTTTACCGGAAAGGGTCTTGGCACAGAAGCAATTATTCTGTTGTGTGATTACCTTCATAAAGAGCTGAAATGTAAAACAATAATCATAGCCCCATCAAAACGAAATAGTAACGCAATCAAAGCATACAAAAAAGCAGGATTTGTTGAAACCGATTGGCTCCCGGAAGATTTTACCCCGGATTACCATGATGCTGTGGTCATGGTAAAGATTATGTCCCGATAA
- a CDS encoding pirin family protein gives MNTKKVELIAAPPQFHWVGDGFRVHNFIPGGFHLEMERMNPFIMLDYNSKHHFPPSDKPRGVSVHPHRGFETVTIAYKGRVAHHDSSGGGGVIGEGDVQWMTAASGVLHKEYHEEEWSKTGGEFQMVQLWVNLPAKDKMSPPKYQALANSQFGRYILENNDGEIEVIVGEYKAVKGAASTFTPVHLMNAKLHSGAKADFSFPAQYNTALLVIEGSITVNGQEQAPADHFVLFENKGEQFTIEASENSVVLILSGEPINEPIAAHGPFVMNTRREVFEAFQDFQNGKFGRLDE, from the coding sequence ATGAATACCAAAAAAGTCGAATTGATTGCTGCCCCGCCGCAGTTTCACTGGGTGGGGGACGGATTCCGGGTGCATAATTTTATCCCGGGCGGATTCCATCTTGAGATGGAGCGCATGAATCCTTTTATCATGCTGGACTATAACTCAAAGCATCATTTTCCTCCGTCAGACAAACCCCGGGGTGTGAGTGTGCATCCTCACCGCGGATTTGAAACGGTTACCATCGCTTACAAAGGCCGTGTTGCCCATCATGATAGCAGCGGGGGAGGCGGTGTAATCGGAGAAGGTGACGTGCAATGGATGACGGCTGCATCGGGAGTTCTGCACAAAGAGTACCATGAAGAAGAGTGGAGCAAAACCGGCGGTGAGTTTCAGATGGTTCAGTTGTGGGTAAACCTGCCTGCAAAGGATAAAATGTCTCCGCCAAAATATCAGGCGCTGGCAAACAGTCAGTTCGGACGGTATATACTTGAAAACAATGACGGAGAGATTGAAGTGATTGTGGGAGAATATAAAGCAGTAAAGGGTGCTGCTTCAACCTTTACGCCGGTTCACCTGATGAATGCAAAACTGCACTCAGGTGCAAAAGCTGATTTTTCATTCCCTGCTCAGTATAATACTGCGCTTTTGGTTATTGAAGGCAGCATCACCGTTAATGGCCAGGAGCAGGCACCGGCTGATCATTTCGTGCTGTTTGAAAACAAGGGGGAGCAATTTACCATTGAAGCATCAGAGAACTCTGTTGTCCTTATCCTGAGCGGTGAGCCGATTAACGAACCCATTGCTGCCCACGGACCGTTCGTGATGAATACACGCCGGGAAGTGTTTGAGGCATTTCAGGATTTCCAGAACGGTAAATTTGGCAGACTTGATGAATAA